TATTCATCGACGGCGAATTCGTGGACACCCACCGCTCGCGGGGTATCACTCACTGTACGGCCAGGTGTCGAAAAATCGAGTGGGGTCGTGTTCCGGTCAGCGGGGTGAGGCGATTTAGTTGCCGTGTTCGATGTCGGCCTGCTCGCCGTCGCTCTCGACGTCGAAGCCGTCACCGTCCTCGACCTCTAGGCGGTCTTCGTCCTGCTCGACGTCGTTGTTGTCGTCTTCGTACTCGACGTCACCGTCGCCGCTGTTCTCGTAGTCGACGTCGTCGTCGGCGTTCTCGTACTCGAGATCGCCGTCGCGCTGTTCGATCTCGTCGTCGGCGGATTCGATGTCGACGTCGCCGCTGTCGCTATCGAACTCGAGGTCCACGGGACCGTCCATGCTCTCGAAGTCCAGGTCACCGTCGGCGGTCGTCTCGTAGTCGACGTTGTCGTTCTCGACTTCGGCGTCGTCATCGGACTCCTCGATCTCGAGGTCGTCACTCTCGACGTCGACGTCGTCACCGTCGTTGGCGGTCTCGTAGTCGAAGTCGTCCTCCGTGTTCTCGACTTCGACGTCACCGTCTTCGCTATGTTCGATCTCTTCGTCGTCGCTCTCGATGTCGAGGCCGTCGTCGGTCTCTTCGACGTCGACGGTGTCGTCACCACCGCCGTTCCCGTCACCTGGGGACACGTCGCCGTCGGTCTCGTTGCCGTTGCCGTTGCCGTTAGCCTGTGAGTCGTTCTGCGCCGCCAGCGCGCCCATGGAGCCGAGTACCACGGTCACGAGGACGACGATGACCAGCGCAGATCTGAGGTTCTGTTTCATGTCTCTTCCTGTTATATCGGTCGATTCGCGTTCACATCCCACGTGGGATACTCCAGGCTTGACCCGCCAGCGACGAGTAGTGTCGACCTATCGACGTAGGCGGACCGCGACCTACTGGGTTAGGTTACCCCGAGGTCGGGGGGTAGTCGGAGCCGAATGGGAGGTGACAGCCGGGACCGGGGAGACAGTCGGGACGGGAGACGTCGGTCATCCGCTCGATGCCGCTACGCGTGGTGGTCCTGCGTCTCGCTGAGGAACGCCTCCAGGAGTTTCTGCTCGGCCTTCCGGAGGTGCTGGTGGAGCGTCGGCGACGACACCCCCAGGGAGTCCGCGAGTTCGGCGGCGGTGTTCTTGCGCGGCCAGTCGTAGTACCCCGATGCGTAGGCGGACTCGATGGCGGTCATCTGCTTGTCGGTGAGGCGGTCCGCGAGGTCGTCGCGGAACTCCGCCGCCGTCTTGACCGAGCGGTTGACGTCCCGCTTCGCGACCAGAGACGAGTCGGGGTAGAGCGCCCGGAACGCCCCGACGATTCCCCGTATATCGGCAGTGAGGGGCGCTTCGGCGACGAGCGTCCCCACACCGTCGTCAGCCGCCATGGACCGGACGCTCGCGCCGACCTCCATCAGCACGCGGGAGACGGAACCGGATTTGACCAGCTCCACGAGGATCTCGTCGTCGTGCTCGCTCACGACGCGGTGACTCTCGACGGCCGCGACGTCGTCGGCCACCGCGAGCACGTCGTCGACTGACGCGCCGTCGATCCGGAGGTAACAGAGGAACTTCCCGTCCTCGAGCGCGGTCTCGTGTTCGAGCTGCGACCGACACGAGAGGCGCTCGGAGAACGCCACGGCGATGCTCCGCGAGTCGGTCACCTCGAACTCCAGTTCGACGATCGAGTCGGAGAGGAGGAGTTCCCGGTTCAGCGCGGCGTTGATCGCGAAGCCGATGACGTCGCCGAGCACCCCGAATCCGGTCCGTCCCACGTCGGTGAACACGTCCTCCCGGGACGCGTTGACCACTAGCACGCCGTAGATCCGATCCCCGTACGTGAGCGGGACGGCGGCGACAGCCTCCACCTCGCCGAGGGCGGCCCCGTCGTCGACGCCGTTCCCGAATTCGCGTTCCGCGACCTGATACTGGCGGATCACCTGAACCTCGCCGGTCCGGATGGCGTGTGCCACGACCCCGTTTCCGATCTGCGAGACGGGCATCGCGTCGAGCGCCGCCAGGTAGCCGTCGTCCACGCCGGCACCCACCTTCGGCGTGACGTCTTCGTCGGTCACGTCCACGCTTCCGATCCACGCGCTCTCGTAGAAGTCAGACGCCGCCAGCCGATCGCAGACGATCTGGTTGATCTCGTCGCGCGTGGTCGCGTTTATCAGGCGCCGGATGAGTTCCTGGACGAGGTTCGTGATCTGGTTGAGCGTGTCGAGCTGGTCGTGCTGCTGGCGGAGTTCGCGTTCGTTCCCGCGGAGTATCTGTTCGCGTTCGTCGCGCTCCAGCGCCGCCCTGACGTCCGCCGCCAGCAACTCGGCGCAGTGGCTGTCGAGTTCCTCGACGGCGTTCGACCGCGTGAAGACGGTCAGCGTGCCGTAGTCGCCGAGGGGCAGGTGCAGGCTCACCTGGCCCGGCCCGTCCGCGCAGGGCTCCGCCTCGTCCGCCCCCGTGATCACCATCTCGCGCTGTCTGTAGGCGCGACCGGCGAGCGTCGCGTCGAGGTCGAACGCGACGCACGACTCGACGAGTTCCGCCGCCCGGTCGGTCATGGCGACGGGTTCGAGCGCGTTGGTCCGGGGATCGAACAGCCGAACGCAGCTGACGTTGGAGCCGAGCACGCGCTCTACGGTGTCGAGCGCGCGGCGGGCGATCACGTCGGTCGTCTCGGCGACCATCAGTTCGCGGCTCGCCTCGTTGAGCGCCTCGAGCTTTCGCTCGTGGGCCTTGCGCTCCGAGACGTCGCGGACGAGCGCCAGCACGTGCGGCCGGTCGTCGATCTCGATTCGGGACGCGGAGATCTCGGTCGGGAGGACCTCGCCGTCGGCCGTGTGACAGCAGAGTTCGTCGGTCCACCCGGACCCGTCGCTCAGGACCGCGTCGATGAACGCCCCGAACTGCGGCAACTCGTCGCAGTGCACGTCGGAGGGAGCGAGATCGAGCAGTTCGTCCCGGGAGTAGCCGAGCAGATCGCACGCCTGCGGGTTGCACTGCTCGTACTCGTTTCGACCGGGATCGAAGATCAGGATCGCGTCGTTCACGTGCTCGAAGATCGTCTCGAAGCGCTTCTTGGCCTCGCGGATCTCCCGCTCTCGCTCCTTGCGTTCGGTGATGTCCGAGTAGATCGCGTACGCTCCGGGATTGCCGTCCGCCTCGAAGAGGATCACGTGGGCCAGAAACTCGCGGGGGCCGTCGACCGTCTGACGGCGGACCTCGGCCTTGACCTCCTCGCCTCGGAGCAACCGCCCGACGAACTCCCGATGCTCGTCGTACTCCTCGTCGGGGACGAGCACGTCGTCGATGGTGCGGCCGACCACGGCCTCGTCGTCGTACCCGAACACGCGCTCGAAGGCGTCGTTCACCCCCCGGATGACCGGCACGCCGTCTTTGAAGTCACAGTCGACGATCGGGTCGCTCGAGTTCTCGAACAGCGTCGCGCGGCGGTGGCGTTCGGCTTCCAGTCGGTGATTCGGCTCCGGTTCCTCCGAGGTCTCGCGTACCGTCGCGGTGTAGAACCGCTCGCCGTCGGACTCGGAGGTCTGTGCCGAGAGCCTGACCGGAACGTCGTGACCGTCACGATCGACGAGAACGACGCCGCGTTCGCCGCCGTCGGTCCGCTCGCGGCCCCGACCGGCGCGCGCCCGGATGAGTTCCAGCGGTGGAATCAGGCTCTCCGCGAAGAGTCGGGCGACGGGTCGGCCCTCCAGACCGCCGCGGTCGTACCCGAGGAGCCGTTCGACGTACCGGTTGGCGAGGACGACGGTTCCGTCGGCGTCGAGGACGATAATTCCCCCTGCGGTGGCCGCGAGGGCCGCCCTGAAGAGCGCACTATCCAAGCTCGAGTGCGACTGAGACATACTTGACACGACGATAGGTACCCGTATCGAAAGTGCGTGGTACCTCGATTTCGAGGTACTGTGTACGGCGATCGGACCGGTATCACCGATGGCCGATAATTCAACGACGTTGCCACGGAAGCGAGGTCGCTATCGGGGCAGAGACGGTTCCAGCAGGAGATCCAGACAGTTCTCGATGAGCTTCCGTTCGGCCGCTTGCAGGTGCTGGAAGAGCGTCGATCCCGAGATGTTCAGGTCCGCCGCGATCTCCTCGGCGGTGCTCTTCCTCGGGAAGTCGTAGTAGCCCGCGAAGTAGGCGGTTCGGAGCGCCGTCAGTTGTTTCTCCGTGAGTTGCTCCTCGAGCTGTCGGCTCATCTGCCCGGTCGTCTTGACCGGGCGGTCGACCGTTCGCTTCCTGGCCAACGTCCAGTCCGATGACTCCGCCCGAACCACCTCGACGAGTTCGTCGAGGTCGTCGTCGGGGGCGGCTTCGATGACCACGCGGTTCTCGTCCGGATCGGCGACGGCCGTCTGGATCACCGCGCCGGCGTCGACGACGTGGTTGAGGAAATCGGACGGCTTCACCCGAACTTCGAACCGATACTGCCCGTCGTACCGGGCGATCGTCCGGTACGCCTCGACGACCTCGGCCGCCTCGATCACCTCACGAACCCGCTCCGGGGACGCCCCCTCGACCGTCAGGAAGTGAAGCAGCGACTCGCCGGGGCCAGGAACGACGTCGTCGACGCGACAGCGACAGCGACACTCGGCGGCGAGCGCGGCGAAGAACGCCGCCGGTTCGGTGGCTCGGAGTTCGAGTTGGACCACCGTGTTCGCGAGCAGCAGACGCTCCTGTTTGAGGGCGTAGATGGCGAAACCCATCGCCCTCGCGAGGGTTTCGAGCGACGCCCGCTCGTGCGCGTCGAAGGCGTCCGGGCGAGCGGAGTGGACCACGAGCGCGCCGTAGATCGTCTCCCCGTGCGCGAGCGGGAGCGCGATGCCCGACCGCTCCCCTCGCTCGCGCGCGAACCGCCGCACCGGTTCCGGAACGAGCGGGTCCTCGTCGATCCGCCGGGAGACGAAGGCATCACCGCGGAGGAGCGTCTCGCCCATCTCACAGCCCTCCATAGCGTCGGGGTCCACCTCGGCGAGCATCCGCTCGACGGCCTCGCCGTTCGCGCCCGCGCGCGGGACGAGCCGTCCCTCCCGCACGCTCCGCTCGCCGATCCACGCGCTCGCGTAGAACGGCGTCGCGGTCAGGTGTTCGCACACCAACGCTTCGAGTTCCTCGCGCGTCGTCGGCTTCACGAGCGCCTGGATGATCTCCTCGATGAGGTGGTGGATCCCGTGGAGCGTCTCCAGTTCGTCCCGCTGGCGCTGTAACCGCCGTCCGCGTTCCTTCCGCTCGGTGACGTCCTGAACGATCGTCACGAACCCGCGAAGCGCGCCCCGCTCGTCCCGGATCGCCGTCAGCACGACGTGCGTCCAGCACGTCGATCCGTCCTTCCGGAGACAGCGGGCTTCGCCCTCGAACCGACCGGTTTCGGCGGCACGCTCGAGCATCCGCCAGGGATCCCCGCGATCGAGCGCCTCCCGAGTCGTGACGATCGAGAACGGCTCGCCGACGGCCTCGTTCTCGGGGTATCCGTAGATCCGGACGCACCCCTCGTTCCAGCTCGTGACGACCCCGTCGGAATCGAGCGTCGCGATCGCGTACCCGTCGACCGCTCGCACCGCCGACCGGAGCGGCTGATCGCGCACGTCCGTTCCGGCGTTCGGCCCGCCGGTTCGGATCGTGTCGCTCACGGCGGCCGCCTCCGCCGTCGCACGTCCACCCCCATCACGGATCCGCGCGGTTCGCCGCCGCGCGGATCAGAGTCGGCTCGTTTACTCATCCCCGATAGGTCCTCTCGATCACGTTACAGTACGACCGTTTAGCGAATCGGTTATCGAGTCTCACGCGATAGCTCTAGTTCGACCCGCGACTAATTCAAAGGAGTTCATATTTGACGGGAACGATCCGCCCTAATTCGAAGTGGACACCAGCGGACCATCAATCGCTACTCGGTAAAACTGTTGGACCGGTTCGCGTCGAACGGCGGTCGAGGCAGTGACGTGACGCATCGCCCAGGCGTCGATCCCCCGCGTCCGATGGTTCGTCCTCGAAGCGTCGTCCGGGGAACGCCGGACGCCGAGGGCGAGAACCGCCCTACGAATACGATGAAGCAGGTTTCGCTATATGGAATCCAGATTCGGCGCACAGCACAGATTCGGCGGAGGTCGGTCGACGGTCCCCCGTGCGACCGCTCGATGGCGCCGATCAGTCGCCGTTTCGAACGCTTCGACGTCCGTCGGGCACGCGTCACGGATCGATAGACCGTGGTGTGTCGGACGTCACGGCTCGACGGCCGCGTCCGACCCCTCGACCTCGGTCAGCCGCGCCCGCAGGTCGTACCCCACCTGTGCGACGCAGAGGATCGCGACTGTCCCGACGAGCGCGACGGCGGGGAGCCACCGTCCGAGCGGTGCGAGGAGGAGGACGAGGACGCCCCCTCCGGCGCGAACCGCGGCGAGCGACCGACCGCGTTCGTGGGCGGCCGTCGTCGTGGTCCACTGCACGACGCCGATGGCCGCGAGGCAGGTGGCGACCGCCCCGCAGAGCAACCAGCAATCCGCCGCCGCGAGCGGTGCGGTCAGATCGGCCGTGAGCGCGTGTTCGACGCCGACGCCCGCGGCGGTCAACCCGACCACGAGCGGGAGGTGGGCGTAGAGCCACCCCTCGTAGACGAGCACGCGACCCTCGCGGGCGCTCGCGTCGATGGTGACGCCGCTGTGACGGTCGAAGTAGACCCACCAGACGCTCACCGCGACGAGCAGGGCGAACGCCGCCGCGAGTACCGAGAACGGCGTCCACGCCACCTCGGCGACGCCGCTCACCACGGCGAGCACCGACTCGCCGAGGACGATGATGGTGAACAGCCCGAAGCGCTCGGGGAGGTGTTCGGCGTGCGGCGGGATACGGGCGTGCAACTGGCCGGCGGAGATCGGCGTCCCGAAGTCGACGAGCAGACCGACGCCCCAGAGCGCGTAGCGAGCGGGCGGCGGAACGAACGCCGACAGCGCCCAGAGACCCGCGGCGACGGCGAACCCGGCGGCGTACCGCCGCGTGAGCGGGCGGGCGACCGGGACGAAGTGGCTCGCGCCGAGGTACTTCAGGACGAGGACGCCGCGGACGCCCGCGTAGGCGAGCGCGAACGACGCCGACGCCGCGAGTCCGTCGTGGATGCTCACCGCCAGTGCGGCGACGGCGAACATCTCCGCGACGGTGAACAGCCGGTGGACGACGTCGTCGGTGTCGAAGCGCGTCGCGTAGAACGTCGAGCCGACCCACGCCCACCACGTGGGGACGAACAGCGCGAGGAAGGCGACGACTCCCGGGATCGACACGTCGGCGCTCAGGACGTGCGCCAACTCCGCGATCGCGACGACGAACACGAGGTCGAAGAACAGCTCCAGCCACGTCGCGCTGCGCAGGTCGTCCTCGGCGTCCGGGGAACTCCGCAACCGCGGCGGCGACAGGCGCAACAGCTCCGCGAGCACGTGACGAGTACGCCGGCGGACGATAGAACGCTGTCGCCGGCGTCGACCACAGTCGTACTGTCCGCGGTACCTGTTTCGAGAGGCCCGGTACTCGGGACCCCGAATATCCTCTGTCGAGGTACAGCGGACAGTATATGTTCGCCGGGGCGCAGTGACGGGCATGGCAACCGACGAGGAGATCGTCGAGGTGACGCTCTCGGCCGACGAGTACGACCGCCTGCGCGACGTGACGGACGACCCCGCCGCGATGGTACGCGAGGCGACGCTCGGACGGGTCAAACTCGAGGAGGCGATCGCGTTCACGCGCGACGGCGGGTTCCGCGAGTCGATGGGGCGCGAGCGGATGACCGGCGAGCCGATCCCCCGACCGCCAGTGGGCGAACTCGTCGGGTTCGACGTCGAGGCGGTCGCTGACGGGGAGTCGCGCCTGACGTTCGAGGCCGGTCCCGAGCACGCGAACCCGATGGGGACGCTCCACGGGGGGATCGTCTGCGACGTGGGCGACGCGGCGATGGGGACCGCCTACGCGAGCACCCTCGAGGAGGACGAGTCGTTCACGACGCTCGAACTCTCGGTCAACTACCTCCGGCCGGTCTGGTCCGGTCGGCTGGAGGCGGTCGGTCGGGTCGTCGAGCGCGGTAGCACGATCGGCTTCGTCGAGTGCGACGTGACCACCGAGGAGGGAAAGCGCGTCGCGCGGCTGTCGAGCACCTGCATGACGCTGCGGGAGGACCGGGCGGCGGGGCGGTAGGTCGCCCGCCGAGGGCGCGCGGGCCAATCTTATACCCGCGCGTCGCCTAGCGCTCGCGTGGCAGACAAAGACCTCAGCGACATCGCCGGTCTCCCGAGCGACCTCGGCATCGGCGAGGACCTCGCGCGCGCCGAGCAGGTGCTCTCGGTGCGCGTCGAACGCCGCCGCTACGGCAAGCCGATGACCATCGTCGAGGGGTTCGACGAGCACGCCATCGACTTAGACGAGCTGGCCTCGACCCTCAAGCGCCGCCTCGCCACCGGCGGAACCGTCGACGACGGCCGCATCGAACTCCAGGGCGACCACTCGAACCGCCTCCCCGACGTCCTCCGCGACGAGGGGTTCGCCGTCGAGTAACCCCCGCGACGACCGTACCCGTTTTCGAAGCAGGGATCCGACACCGAGAGCGATAGCGGTGGACGGTGCGGGGATCGACCGATCGGCTCAGTTCTCCGTCTCGAACGTTCCGGCGGGGGCGGCCCGTCGTAGCGTCCGAGAGACGAGTTTCGTATCCCGACATACGGTTTATCCCTCGACCGACGCGGGGCGCTTTTACCGCCCCGCCCGGTAGGAGGTCCATGGTGCGGAACGTCGCCAGCGAGTTTCTCGAACTCGAACCCGAGGACTTCTATCTCCTCTCGGGGATCGAGCACGGGATGCGGTTCAGCCGGTGGGTCGATCGGGAGAAGGTCGCGGAGTTCTCGCGGCTCGACCCGAAGGAGGTCGACTACCGGCTGGATCGCTGTGAGGACCGGGGGCTGGTCGAGCGCAAGACGGTCCACTACCAGGGGTTTCGCCTCACGTTCGAGGGGTACGACGCGCTCGCCCTGCGGGCGTTCACCGAACGCGACACGATCCGGGGGTTCGGCGCGCCGCTCGGCGTCGGCAAGGAGAGCGACGTGTACGAGGTGCAGTCGTACAAGCCGCTGGCGCTGAAGTTCCACCGCGAGGGGTACACGAACTTCCGCGAGGTGCGCCGCGAGCGCGAGTACACCTCCGAGCACCGCCACGTCTCCTGGTTCTACACGGCGAGGAAGGCCGCCGAACGCGAGTACGAGGCGCTCGAAACCGTCTACCCCGAGGTGCGCGTCCCGCGCCCGATCGACCAGAACCGCCACGCCATCGTGATGGAGAAGCTCCCGGGCGTCGAGCTATCGCGGGCGGAACTCGCCCCGGATCAGGTCGTCGGCGTGCTCGATCTCGTCCTCCGGGAGGTGACCGCCGCCTACCGCGCCGGCTACGTCCACGCCGACATGAGCGAGTACAACGTCTTCGTCGATAGCGAGGGCGTCACGATCTTCGACTGGCCACAGGCCGTCCCGACCGACCACGAGAACGCCGACGAGTTCCTCCGGCGCGACGTGGCGAACCTGCTTCGCTACTTCCGGCGGAAGTACCCTAAGCGAGTGGGCGAGGAGGACGCGGACGCCGTCGCGGACGCGGTTCGCGCCGACGAGTTCGAGTCGGTGCGCGCGTTCCGGTGAATTAGATGTCGCGATACAGAATCGTCGGCCGGTGGGAGCGGGGGCGAGACGGGCGTCGAGGGGCTCGCGGTCGGGCCGAACGCGGAACGGAAAGCGGGACCCTTATTCGCCGCACTTTCGTCGGTTCACGGGATGGCGAGGAACCGACCGGGGACGCGCCCGCTCGACAGTCCGCCCGAGAGCGCCGGTGACCACCTGAAGGGAGCGGCGGCGATCGTGGTGCTGTTTCTCGTCCCGCTCAGCGTGATCCTGGCGTTCGTCATCGGCGTCGGACCGGGGTTGTACGACTTCACCGCCACCGCGAACGCGACCGACGGATCGGGTGCGGGGAACGCGACGAACGCCACGAACGCCACGAACGCGACCGGCGGACCCGCCGACGCTGCCGGGGCGGGGACGACGGAGCAGGGGGCGACGCCGACGACCACCGAGGCCCCCCGAGACGCTCCGACGGACGAACCACCGACGGAGACGCCCGAGGCGACGCCGACGGAGGCGTCCGCGTCGACGCCCGAGGAGACCCCCGGAGCGACGTCCACCGAGACGCCGGCGGGGACGCCGACGCCCGCGCGGACAGCTACACCAACGCCGACCGCGACGGACACGCCGACACCCACGCCGACGCCTACCCCCACGCCCGCGCCGGAGAGCCACACGCTGGTGGTCGAACGGGCTGACGAGAACGCGTCGGCGAACTACACCGTGACCGTCAGCGGGGAGATCCGGCGGGACGCCTCCGTGGAGTCGGACGACGCGATCGGCGGGGACGGTCGGAACGTGACCGGGACGATCGCCGACGCGCGCGACGCGTACACGTTCACCGGCGAGGTCGAGCGCGCGGAGGTGGTCGGGAACGCGACGATCAGCGTCGACGGCGAGGTCGTCGCTCGGAGTTCGGCGAGCGAGTCGAACGGGGCGGACGGGAGCGGCGCGAACGAGACCAGCGCGAACGAGACGAACGCGACCGACGCCGACCGGACGAGCGCGAGTAACGCAAACGAGATCGACACGACCAACGAGAGCGGCTGACGCGGTCGCCGACGAGGGCGATTCCCTCAGGCGGAGCTGAGGACGGCGACCGGGCAGGGGGCGTTCTTGATGATGTACTCGACGCGGTGGCCGAAGAACGCCCGTTCGGAGACGGGACGGATGCTCGACCCCATCAGGACCAGGTCGTGGCCCCCCTCCTCGATCAGCCGGAGCATCTCCTCTTCGGGCTCCTCGCGGGCGACGAAGACGCGCGTGCTCACCTCGACGCCCGTCCGCCGGCCGCGGTCGGCCGCCTCGTCGACGATCTCCTCGCCGAACTCGATCAGCGAGCGGACGTTCTGGTTCCGGCGGGCGACGAACCGGTCGTTTCGGCGGGGCGGGTCCACGTAGTGAACGATCTCTACCATCGCGTTCCGGTCGCGGGCGATGGCGAACGCGACCTCGGCGGCGTGACGGTTGTACTGCATCCCCGCCGTCGGGAGGAGGATGCGCTGGATCGGGTTCTCGTCGACGCCGTACCGACCGGTCGTCCGATCCTCGTGGGCGTCGACGACCATGACGGGGCACGGCGCGTTCACGACGATGCGGTCGACGGCGGCACCGAACAGCGGGTCGTTCGGCCGAGCGCCGCGCTCGGCTGCACCGAGCACGAGCAGGTCGTACCCCCGCTCGGCCTCCGCGAGGACGGTCTCGGTGGCCCCGGTCGTCTCCTCCCGGACGACGTTCCGGAGGTCGTTGTCGTCGTCGAGGGCCAGCCGTTCGGCCATCACCTCGAAGCAGCGTGCGGGGTCGTCCCGGGGGGACGGATCGCCGTCGGCGGCCGTCGCGACGTCGGCGGATGCGGAGGGGCTACCGCCGTCGGGCAGCAACCGCGCGAACCAGCCGCCGGAGGCGGAGCGACGGGAATCGGCGGCGGCCGCCCCCCGACGCGCGAGGTACATGTTGGTGACCTCGATCTCCTCGCCGCGGGTCATCAGTCCCACGAGGCGGGCGGCGAACTGCGAGTCCTCGCTCCCGCGCGTGGGGACGAGTACGCGCTTGAGGTTGGCGACGAAGTTCCGCTCGCGTTCGGCCTCGCGCTCCTCGTCGTCCATCTCGATCCTCGGCACCGTCCAGCGCAGCAGCGGCGGTGCCATGATCGAGGTGACGATGGCGACCATGACGACGATCGTGTACATCTCGCCGGTGAGGACGCCGAGGCTGAGGCCGATCGTGGCGATGATGATCTCCATCGCCCCGCGGGCGTTCATGCCCGCGCCGAGGCTGATCCCCTCCCACCGCGAGAGGCCGGCGGCCGCCGCGCCGAGGTACGTCCCGACGAACTTCCCGGCGATGGCGACGCCGAGCGCGGCCGTCCCGACCGCGAACACGGTCGGATCGAGCATGGCCGCGAGGTTCACCCGCAACCCCGCGGTGGCGAAGAAGATCGGCGCGAAGACGCCGACCGTGACGACCTCGAAGAGGTGTCGGGCCGAGCGGTCGAATCGCTTCACGTCGCCGACGAGGATGCCGACGACGAACGCGCCGAGCACCGCCTCGATGCCGAGGTAGTGGGTCAGGGAGCCGACGCCGAGCGCGAGCACCATCAGCGTCGTGATCTTCGCCGTGTCCCCGCCGACGGCGTTGTCGACGAAGCGGACGATACGCCTCGACAGGCGGCGTCCGAGGGTGAACGAGACGCCGAGGAAGACCAGCAGGATCAGGATCGTCTCCGCCGCCGACCCGAGGTCGACGACCCCGCTCCGCGCGAGGCCGGCGACGACCGACAGCATGATCCAGCCGAGGCTGTCGTTGATCATGCCCGACGCGAGCGTGATCTGCCCGATGTCGCGCCTGACGAGGTCCATGTCCATCAGCACCTTCGCGATGACCGGGATGGACGAGATGCTCATCGCGGTCGCGACGAACAGGCTGAACACCAGCCGCTGGTCGGGCGACACGAGGAACTCCGCGGGGAGAACGTACGCGAGTCCGAAGCCGAACGCGAACGGGACGGCGACTCCGCCGACGGCGACGCTCGTCGCGGACTTCGCCCGGGCGACGATGAGGTCGAGATCCGTCTCGAGACCCGTCAGCACGAGCAGCATCAGCAGCCCGATCCACGAGACGACTTCGAGCAGGTGGAACTGCTCGGCGGCGAGGGGAAAGATCGCCTCGAAGGCCCCCGGCGCGACCGTCCCGAGGACGGACGGACCGACGACGATGCCCGCCAACAGTTCGCCGACGACCGACGGGAGGTTCGCCTTCGTCGCCAGCACGCCCAGTCCGCGCGCGACCAGCAACAGCAGGAATAGCTGGACGAGCAGGACCAGCAGCGCGTGGTGATCGATCGGCTCGACCGCCTGTTGGATGGGGACCGACATCACGTCTCACCCACCGGTCGACGGAGACCCTGCCGGCCGCGTCGGGGCGGAACGGTCGCGGGACGGTTCTGCCGTGCGCTCCAGTGGACGTATCGGTGGGTGCGGTGAATCATGGTTCGGTAGGACGGCACGCGAGGGAGGGCCGTTCAGGCCGGTACCCTCGTCTGGGGTGCGTCAGCCGGGAAACCCGTCGAGCGAGCGACGGCGTCGGGACCCGGAGGTCGTTCCCCCGCCGGATCGTCCGACTCGACCGCCCCGGTGACGATGCTTCGCATGGTCTCGATCGCGAGCGACGAGCGACGCCCGTTCGAACGCGCTCGAACCGCTTCGCGACCACCTCTATGAAACGAATTGTGATAAAGAACGCGGTTAGATTGTCGATTTGGTATATTTATACCGATTTATTAATCAGATCGT
The Halomarina pelagica DNA segment above includes these coding regions:
- a CDS encoding cation:proton antiporter domain-containing protein; translated protein: MSVPIQQAVEPIDHHALLVLLVQLFLLLLVARGLGVLATKANLPSVVGELLAGIVVGPSVLGTVAPGAFEAIFPLAAEQFHLLEVVSWIGLLMLLVLTGLETDLDLIVARAKSATSVAVGGVAVPFAFGFGLAYVLPAEFLVSPDQRLVFSLFVATAMSISSIPVIAKVLMDMDLVRRDIGQITLASGMINDSLGWIMLSVVAGLARSGVVDLGSAAETILILLVFLGVSFTLGRRLSRRIVRFVDNAVGGDTAKITTLMVLALGVGSLTHYLGIEAVLGAFVVGILVGDVKRFDRSARHLFEVVTVGVFAPIFFATAGLRVNLAAMLDPTVFAVGTAALGVAIAGKFVGTYLGAAAAGLSRWEGISLGAGMNARGAMEIIIATIGLSLGVLTGEMYTIVVMVAIVTSIMAPPLLRWTVPRIEMDDEEREAERERNFVANLKRVLVPTRGSEDSQFAARLVGLMTRGEEIEVTNMYLARRGAAAADSRRSASGGWFARLLPDGGSPSASADVATAADGDPSPRDDPARCFEVMAERLALDDDNDLRNVVREETTGATETVLAEAERGYDLLVLGAAERGARPNDPLFGAAVDRIVVNAPCPVMVVDAHEDRTTGRYGVDENPIQRILLPTAGMQYNRHAAEVAFAIARDRNAMVEIVHYVDPPRRNDRFVARRNQNVRSLIEFGEEIVDEAADRGRRTGVEVSTRVFVAREEPEEEMLRLIEEGGHDLVLMGSSIRPVSERAFFGHRVEYIIKNAPCPVAVLSSA
- a CDS encoding serine/threonine-protein kinase RIO2, translated to MVRNVASEFLELEPEDFYLLSGIEHGMRFSRWVDREKVAEFSRLDPKEVDYRLDRCEDRGLVERKTVHYQGFRLTFEGYDALALRAFTERDTIRGFGAPLGVGKESDVYEVQSYKPLALKFHREGYTNFREVRREREYTSEHRHVSWFYTARKAAEREYEALETVYPEVRVPRPIDQNRHAIVMEKLPGVELSRAELAPDQVVGVLDLVLREVTAAYRAGYVHADMSEYNVFVDSEGVTIFDWPQAVPTDHENADEFLRRDVANLLRYFRRKYPKRVGEEDADAVADAVRADEFESVRAFR